The window TCAGGCGGGACAGGATTTCCATGTCCAGCGGCATCCGCGGGCGCCAGACATCGAGCAGCAGAGCCACGCGCGCCTGGTCGGCGTTGTTCATGACTTCGTGCTCGAAGGTGTCGTCCCACAGCATGCACTCGCCGTCGGCGATGCGCCTCTCCTCATGGTTGATCATCATGATCGTTGCCGGGCGGCCATCCGCCTGCTTCGGGATGACCAGGCCGAGATGAAATCGCATGATGCCGCGAAAGGGGCCGCGGTGGGGCGGGATGTGCTTGTGCGGTGCCAGGAATGAGACAGCCGCCGATTTGACCTCGGGGCATTCGGACAGCAACCTGCTGAGCGTAGGCATCCGCTCGAGGTTTTGCGGGATCGTCATGTCATAGGCCTTGAGCACGAACATGCGCCAGTCGAGGCCGTCATTGGCCGAGATTTCAGCCTGCTCAGGCATGATGTCGTGGAAGCGCGGCGCTCTGTTCAATTGCACGGCAAGCGCCTCGTCACGGATGCCCTGCCAGGCCGCAACGAACTTCGCCGCGTTCGGAAAATAGCTATCGGTATCAAGAACGGGCGGTGCGTCTATGCGCTTTTCATAGATACGACGGACGAGATCGGTTGCGGACTCATAGACGTGCGACATGTCATTGCCTCGATCACCTTATCATATGGCAGGCGATTGTTTTCCGGCCATTGTTTCACAGAGATTTGTTCCGGCCGTTGCCACAATCGTGAGAATACCGCTGCATTTGAAGGCAGCGGTAAACCTGCCATTTGAAGAGCCCTTATTGCTGGCTGGCCGCCGCCGGAGTCTCGCCCGAATCCTGCCCGGTATCTTGTTTGGCCAACCTGCCCTTGAATATCCGGCGCACCGTGACGAACAGCAGCGGCACCAGGAACACGCCGATCACCGTCGCCGCGATCATGCCACCCATCACACCGATGCCGACGGAGTTCTGCGCGCCCGAGCCCGCGCCGCTGGCGATCGCAAGCGGCGTGACGCCGAGGATGAAGGCCAGCGACGTCATCAGGATCGGCCGCAGTCGTTGGCGCGCCGCTTCCAACGTCGCCTCGACCAGTCCCATGCCGGCCGCCTGCCGCTCGATGGCGAACTCGACGATCAAGATGGCGTTCTTGGACGCGAGGCCGATCGTGGTCAAAAGCCCGACCTTGAAATAGACGTCGTTGGTCTGGCCGAAGAGGCTTGCCGCCAGGAGCGCGCCGAAGATGCCGATCGGCACCGAAAGCAGAACGGCGAACGGGATCGACCAGCTCTCGTAAAGGGCTGCGAGGCAGAGGAACACGACCAGCGCCGAAATCGCGTAGAGCGACAGCGCCTGGTTGCCGGAAAGCCGCTCCTGATGCGACAGCCCGGTCCATTCATGCGAATATCCGGGCGGCAGTTGCGCGACCAGCCTGTCGATCTCGTCCATGGCCGCGCCTGAACTCACACCCGCTGCCGCAGCGCCCTGGATCTCGACCGCCGCCGAACCATTGTAGCGTTCGAGCCTGGGCGAACCGAAAGTCCAGTGGCTGGAGGCGAAGGCCGAGAACGGCACCATGGCGCCGCTGGCATTGCGCACCTGCCATTTGTCCAGATCTTCCGGCTGCATGCGGAAATCCGGGGCCGACTGCAGATAGACTGGCTTCACCCGGCCGCGATCGATGAAGTCGTTGACGTAATTGCTGCCCCAGGCGGTTGACAGCGTGTTGTTGATGTCGGCGAGGCTGACGCCCAGCGCGCTCGCCTTCTCCTGGTCGATGTCGACCGAGAATTGCGGCTGGTCCTCCTGGCCGTTGGGACGCGTGTTGGCGAGCACCTTGCTCTGCGCGGCCAGGCCGAGAAGTTGGTTGCGCGTCTGGATCAGCGCATCATGGCCGGCGCCATTGACGTCCTGCAGGTAGAAATCGAAGCCGTTGGTGTTGCCGAAGCCCTGGATGGCGGGCGGGGCGAGCGCGAAGACCTGCGCGTCCTTGATCTTCCTGAAGGCGCCCATGGCGCGGCCGGCGATCGCCTGCGCCGCCAATGCCGGCGATTTGCGCTGGCCGAAAGCCTTCAGCGGCACGAAGGCGATGCCGACATTCTGGCCGGCGCCGCCGAAGCCGAAGCCCGAGGCGGTGAAGACGCCTTCGACAGCGTCCTTTTCGTCTTTTAAATAATGATCGGTGACCTGGGCCAGCACGCGCTCGGTCCGGTCCTGCGTCGCGCCGACCGGCAATTGAACGCTGGTGATCAGGATGCCCTGGTCTTCTTCCGGCAGGAACGAGCTCGGCAGCCGGGCAAACATCCAGCCCATGGCAATGACGATTGCGAGGAACACGGCGAGGAAGCGCCACGAGCGCTTGATGATGCCATGCGAGCCGTTTCGATAGGCAAGCGTGCCGCGATCGAAGAAGCGATTGAACCAGCCGAACGGACCGGTCTGCGTTGCATGGTCCTTGGGCCGGCGCAGGATCGTGGCGCAGAGTGCCGGCGTCAGCACCAGGGCGACCAGCACGGAGAGCACCATTGCCGAAACGATGGTCACCGAGAATTGCCGGTAGATGATGCCGGTGGAGCCGCCGAAGAAGGCCATCGGCACGAACACGGCCGACAGCACGGTGGCGATACCGATCAGCGCGCCGGTGATCTCGTTCATCGATTTGCGCGTCGCCTCCCTCGGCGGCAGGCCTTCCTCCTGCATGACGCGCTCGACATTCTCGACCACGACGATGGCGTCGTCGACGAGCAGGCCGATGGCGAGCACCATGGCGAACATGGTCAGCGTGTTGATCGAATAGCCGAAGAAGGAGAGCACGCCGAACGTGCCGAGCAGCACCACCGGCACGGCGATGGTGGGGATGAGAGTGGCGCGCAGGTTCTGCAGGAAAAGCAGCATCACCAGGAACACCAGCACGATCGCTTCGGCC is drawn from Mesorhizobium sp. B1-1-8 and contains these coding sequences:
- a CDS encoding aspartyl/asparaginyl beta-hydroxylase domain-containing protein produces the protein MSHVYESATDLVRRIYEKRIDAPPVLDTDSYFPNAAKFVAAWQGIRDEALAVQLNRAPRFHDIMPEQAEISANDGLDWRMFVLKAYDMTIPQNLERMPTLSRLLSECPEVKSAAVSFLAPHKHIPPHRGPFRGIMRFHLGLVIPKQADGRPATIMMINHEERRIADGECMLWDDTFEHEVMNNADQARVALLLDVWRPRMPLDMEILSRLIVRGVQVGMHYRGVSFAG
- a CDS encoding efflux RND transporter permease subunit, coding for MSLFFINRPIFAWVIAIVIMLGGLLALTTLPISQYPQIAPTTVNIGATYPGADAQTVENSVTKVIEQGMTGIDNLDYMTATSTSTGQASITLTFTSAADPDTAQVQTQNKLQLLQSQLPQVVQSNGINVSKSSTGFLMVIGFVSSDGKMNSTDLADYVDSTVNDTLKRVEGVGSTQLFGSSYAMRIWLDPHQLAKYALIPSDVAAAIQAQNTQVSAGQLGGQPARKGQQLNATVTAKSRLQTAEQFRNIILKSQTDGSLVRLNDVATVELGAESYTTQANYNGRPAAGVAINLATGANAINTAEAVRSTISRLSSTFPQGVEVVYPYDTSPFVRLSIEEVVKTLAEAIVLVFLVMLLFLQNLRATLIPTIAVPVVLLGTFGVLSFFGYSINTLTMFAMVLAIGLLVDDAIVVVENVERVMQEEGLPPREATRKSMNEITGALIGIATVLSAVFVPMAFFGGSTGIIYRQFSVTIVSAMVLSVLVALVLTPALCATILRRPKDHATQTGPFGWFNRFFDRGTLAYRNGSHGIIKRSWRFLAVFLAIVIAMGWMFARLPSSFLPEEDQGILITSVQLPVGATQDRTERVLAQVTDHYLKDEKDAVEGVFTASGFGFGGAGQNVGIAFVPLKAFGQRKSPALAAQAIAGRAMGAFRKIKDAQVFALAPPAIQGFGNTNGFDFYLQDVNGAGHDALIQTRNQLLGLAAQSKVLANTRPNGQEDQPQFSVDIDQEKASALGVSLADINNTLSTAWGSNYVNDFIDRGRVKPVYLQSAPDFRMQPEDLDKWQVRNASGAMVPFSAFASSHWTFGSPRLERYNGSAAVEIQGAAAAGVSSGAAMDEIDRLVAQLPPGYSHEWTGLSHQERLSGNQALSLYAISALVVFLCLAALYESWSIPFAVLLSVPIGIFGALLAASLFGQTNDVYFKVGLLTTIGLASKNAILIVEFAIERQAAGMGLVEATLEAARQRLRPILMTSLAFILGVTPLAIASGAGSGAQNSVGIGVMGGMIAATVIGVFLVPLLFVTVRRIFKGRLAKQDTGQDSGETPAAASQQ